The stretch of DNA TCATGCAGATCGGACTCCCGAAAGAAATCAAGGTCAAAGAAAACCGTGTGGCGCTGACGCCCGGCGGCGTCGCCACCCTGGTGCGCCGTGGGCACAGCGTGGTGGTGCAGCAGGGTGCGGGCGTGGGCAGCGGCATTGCCGACCAGGAATACGTGGACGCCGGGGCCACCCTGGGCAGCGCCGACGACACCTGGGCCGCCGAAATGGTCGTGAAGGTCAAAGAGCCCATTGCCAGCGAGTACAAGTACCTGCGCCCGGACCTGCTGCTCTTTACCTACCTGCACCTCGCCGCCGACCGGCCGCTGACCGACGCGCTGCTGCAAAGCGGCACCACCGGCGTGGCCTACGAAACCGTGCAGCTGGACGACGGCAGCCTGCCCCTCCTGACCCCCATGAGCGAAGTGGCCGGCCGCCTGAGCGTGCAGGCCGGCGCCTACCACCTGCAAAAGCCCGTGGGCGGACGCGGCGTGCTGCTGGGCGGCGTGCCCGGCGTGCAGCCTGGGCATGTGACCATCATCGGTGGCGGCGTGGTGGGTACGAACGCGGCCAAGATGGCGATGGGCCTGGGCGCCAAGGTGACCATTCTGGATGTGTCGCAGCGCCGGCTTGCCTACCTGGACGACGTGTTCTTCGGCAAGCTCACCACCATGATGAGCAGCGAGGCCAACATCCGCGCCCTGCTGCCTGACACGGACCTGCTGATCGGCGGCGTGCTGATTCCTGGCGCCAAGGCCCCGCACCTCGTCACGCGCGACATGCTGGGCCTGATGCCCGAAGGTAGCGTCATCGTGGACGTGGCAGTGGACCAGGGCGGCTGCGTGGAAACCATTCACGCCACCACCCACGACGACCCGGTGTACACGGTGGACGGCGTCATTCACTACGGCGTGGCGAACATGCCCGGCGCCGTGCCGCGCACCAGCACCTTCGCCCTGACGAACCAGACGCTGCCGTATGCGCTGCTGCTGGCCGACCACGGTGTGGCGGCGCTGGGCAAGAACAAGGCGCTGGGGCTGGGGCTGAATACGCACCAGGGCAAGCTGACGTATCAGGGGGTGGCCGAGGCGTTTGATCTGGCGTATGTGGCGCCGGAAGCGGCGTTGGCGTAATTGGAAGGCGTTGGGCGTTCCCCGCTGGCTGGGCTGGTGGGGGCGCTTTTTTGTTGATGCTGTGGATGTTGCCCCTTGCCCCACCCCCCCAGCCCCCCATCCCCAGAGGGGACGGGGGGAGCGGCGCTGCGCTGGCAAACGTTGACTGACGGTTCGGGGTGGCTCGGCTTCGCCCCGCGTCGTACGCCGTGGTCCGCCTCCGCCCATCGTCGTACGCCCGCGCGCTTCGCGCACGACGGCTTCGTCTGGACCTGGGCGGGAGAGGGGCAAAGGGTCTTGGTGCGGCCCAGAAGGTTCTACTTTTGAACAGATTGAAGGGCTTTGCTCCCCTCTCCCCTCGTGGGAGAGGGCCTTGCGCAGCAAGGGGTGAGGGGGCGTCCAGACCACCCCACCCGCCCACCGCCCACCCCCATCTGTTCCCACCCCCCACAACCCACGCCCCACACCCTTCTCTTCCCGCATCCCGCACCCCGCCCCCTGCCCCCCAATCTTTTCCCACTTCCCACTCACCACCCCCCACATCCCCACAAAGTCACCCGTCCCTCCCCCTCCGGGCGTACCCTGCACCTATGCTTTCCCGCCCCAGTTCCATGTCCGTGACGGCCAGTGCCGGTGGCCGCCGCCCCAAGGGGGACCCCCGGCAGTTGCGGCGGCTGCTGGCGTATGCCCGGCCCTACCGCGCGCTGTTCGTGCTGGGGGTGCTGGCGACCCTGGTGGCCAGTGGCCTGAATCTGGCGTTTCCAGCGCTGTTCGGGCAACTCATTGACGCCTCGTTCTTGAAGGTGGGCAGCACCGACACCGGGCCGCTGGACCGCACCGTGCTGGGGCTGCTGGGCATTTTTGCCTTGTCGGCGCTGTTTGGGGCGGCGCAGTCGTACCTGCTGGCGCGCGTGGGGGCAGGCGTGGTGGCGGACCTGCGCCGGGCGCTGTTCTCGCACCTGCTGACCCTCTCGCCGCGCTTTTTTGGGGACCACAAAACCGGCGACCTCACCAGCCGCCTCACCGCCGATGTGGGCACTGTGCAGGGGGTGACCAGTTCCGCGCTGGCGCAGCTGGCGGCGCAGACGGTCAGCCTGATCGGGGCCGTGATCCTGCTGGTGACCACCAGCCCGCGCCTGAGCCTGCTCACCCTGGCGGTGATTCCGCTGGTGATCGGCACCGCGTTCATGATCGGGCGCCGCATTCGCCGGGTCAGCCGCGAGGTGCAGGACGCGGTGGCAGGCGCCAACGCCAGTGCCGAGGAAGCCATC from Deinococcus multiflagellatus encodes:
- the ald gene encoding alanine dehydrogenase, with protein sequence MQIGLPKEIKVKENRVALTPGGVATLVRRGHSVVVQQGAGVGSGIADQEYVDAGATLGSADDTWAAEMVVKVKEPIASEYKYLRPDLLLFTYLHLAADRPLTDALLQSGTTGVAYETVQLDDGSLPLLTPMSEVAGRLSVQAGAYHLQKPVGGRGVLLGGVPGVQPGHVTIIGGGVVGTNAAKMAMGLGAKVTILDVSQRRLAYLDDVFFGKLTTMMSSEANIRALLPDTDLLIGGVLIPGAKAPHLVTRDMLGLMPEGSVIVDVAVDQGGCVETIHATTHDDPVYTVDGVIHYGVANMPGAVPRTSTFALTNQTLPYALLLADHGVAALGKNKALGLGLNTHQGKLTYQGVAEAFDLAYVAPEAALA